A stretch of the Tannerella serpentiformis genome encodes the following:
- a CDS encoding DUF6383 domain-containing protein encodes MNKKIFTLLAGILMLGLFAVSGNAQGRSTFLKKQDLRVGKPVRKLQAGPNKGYYYLSVDSVVGFTPPTLPLSELQGGRGDTINSYIPDGNNGSKNLMVLFMRPDTNKNGRYSLFVDTLNVIRRSGSRDSVKAKWKGYFKDNTPKTEISASALWCVNVTDYLQGQNPTFDFTNKQYETLLEIDAYNHESWRRDSSSSLNADRNNWRMSPAHGDTSLVPGGLSGWEFSETYATVLNTGRPLVTYLDDTHDTVAVLCMPRDTSGGSNFGKLVPDSFICVKIAPATDVRAGKVDGMLYFTLREALPFALDANDFNSLSRTNPLKFSPDAASNNIFTSGLKAAQLDTNVHRAALVDVAFLQSNASPTPSFTGDWQNPRLADTMFVAFPDSVLDYMGYMHLKSGNNYLRVDSNFHVRNAGGDQFLKFATGTQAQMWKKLTDTTDTVSRRDSLMYGQYVWRLVYYPSGDSVYINPFKAAYRPEYDPTIWRNGADSVRSIGWVTQQRYTFAAIPDTGVLYMQSDKLSGHLGAARTTLRTTNTTTMINGLFPLSNGLDSNQIKTARLRDGFMTFAYNTRGEDAPLPYKYRHRLYVSIQNLASGREVTLHSNHSGFLPAGDCSINTHINFGGYYTPCLATGSDRVSIPSDLYLIRNTDGQYLHVPLYSAHDSAVWTYLDEFVHPEELPSFQWIVEKRYRNSENSPINIINREFGHRVGNKYGLAFENVQLKKDMEHFSFRTDRWRWNEEKKVNERTTTFDAAKSNMSEKNGATFIALPKKYKNDPLLGYQWINPDTSIVNLYAFNYASGIDDSRYISTAKNFDMNAYPKTDTVLYIGAKDNFDVAYFRMDTIGAENGKLNEYGYKVVSNRNQVGDLVTLKRQAYRLNFENPFKYCLGTLSVSNAAQHYYSLSSRLTAPLTHILGRPVFYLRDVYMENDGVKDFALVQVMDTVAMQSADSTQLKTYMTQTLGSQVSDLMMRNLRIAGKFNPGLFVMAVDEPTLKLKFDYRGNSVTRVSTFRLKKDADPIYRRFNTELEGKVGDDSPRTMKFFRTSSMTTGKDYLFENTGALTDQKAYYKGPRNYLGLVSSNSNPNAKTSIFVDTAYVNRGTGYIKPQYLLMIRPSIVSDTLGCDDNGELTIHLPGYRRGMYLINATDSANMERTAGVDDERNTYLWNTRWERFVFTDAIHANDALYILGGADLSNLYTKVDAKGNAKALDLAKLDAVSDTTPAAPKNGKIRKIALGNNYHKDCVFSFRLVERGSPQKDFLIESETAYRGEPITDRNPMIAPCIGGWLKIQNGVPVISRSDEEKRIPEGDLFNVEMTSEDPVSNVVVPATTGVKVVAENGSVTVLNASGKRVVISNVLGQTVANTVLTSDRATVSAPKGVVLVAVEGEPVVKALVK; translated from the coding sequence ATGAACAAAAAGATTTTCACGCTATTAGCGGGAATTCTCATGTTGGGGCTATTTGCGGTCTCGGGTAATGCCCAGGGGAGGAGTACCTTCTTAAAGAAGCAAGACCTGCGTGTGGGAAAACCCGTGAGAAAATTGCAGGCTGGCCCCAACAAAGGCTATTACTACTTATCTGTAGATAGTGTCGTGGGATTCACTCCTCCCACTCTCCCACTGAGTGAACTGCAGGGAGGCCGCGGAGATACGATTAATTCTTACATACCAGACGGTAATAATGGATCGAAGAATTTAATGGTTCTGTTTATGCGGCCGGATACAAACAAAAATGGGAGGTACTCCCTTTTTGTTGATACGCTTAATGTAATCAGACGTTCAGGAAGTCGAGACTCTGTAAAGGCTAAATGGAAGGGTTATTTTAAGGATAATACGCCGAAGACAGAGATTTCAGCCTCTGCTCTGTGGTGTGTAAATGTGACGGACTATCTACAGGGGCAGAATCCAACATTTGATTTTACGAATAAGCAGTATGAGACTCTGTTGGAAATAGATGCTTATAATCATGAGAGTTGGAGACGTGACTCATCTAGTTCCTTAAATGCAGATCGGAATAACTGGAGAATGTCTCCTGCACATGGTGATACCTCGTTAGTTCCTGGTGGCCTTTCTGGATGGGAGTTCTCAGAGACTTATGCAACTGTTTTAAATACAGGTCGTCCATTGGTTACTTATTTGGATGACACGCATGATACAGTGGCTGTATTGTGTATGCCGCGTGATACTTCTGGTGGCTCCAATTTTGGGAAATTAGTTCCGGATAGCTTTATCTGTGTGAAGATTGCTCCGGCAACGGATGTAAGGGCTGGTAAAGTGGATGGTATGCTCTACTTCACTTTGCGTGAAGCGCTTCCGTTCGCATTGGATGCCAATGATTTCAATTCATTGAGTCGTACGAATCCGCTGAAATTCTCTCCGGACGCTGCGTCGAACAATATTTTCACCTCTGGTCTGAAGGCAGCACAACTTGATACAAATGTGCATCGTGCTGCTTTGGTTGATGTGGCATTCTTACAATCAAATGCATCGCCTACGCCTTCTTTCACTGGCGATTGGCAGAATCCCCGTTTGGCAGATACGATGTTTGTGGCTTTCCCTGACTCTGTATTGGACTACATGGGTTATATGCACTTGAAGAGTGGCAATAATTATCTCCGTGTTGATTCAAACTTCCACGTGCGTAATGCCGGAGGTGATCAGTTCTTAAAATTTGCAACGGGCACGCAGGCTCAGATGTGGAAGAAACTTACTGATACTACTGATACAGTGTCTCGTCGGGACTCGTTGATGTATGGTCAATATGTATGGCGTCTGGTTTACTATCCTTCGGGAGATAGTGTTTATATCAATCCATTCAAGGCGGCTTATCGTCCGGAATATGATCCTACCATATGGCGTAATGGTGCGGATAGTGTCCGTTCCATTGGTTGGGTGACTCAACAGCGTTATACGTTTGCTGCAATTCCTGATACGGGCGTACTCTATATGCAGAGTGATAAGCTTAGTGGACATCTGGGTGCGGCACGTACTACGCTTCGGACTACGAATACAACTACTATGATTAATGGCTTATTTCCGCTCTCGAATGGCCTTGACAGTAATCAGATAAAGACAGCTCGCTTAAGGGATGGCTTTATGACATTCGCTTATAATACGAGAGGTGAGGATGCTCCATTACCATATAAGTATCGTCATCGTTTGTATGTATCGATTCAGAATCTGGCATCGGGACGTGAGGTTACTCTCCACTCGAACCATAGCGGATTCTTACCAGCCGGTGATTGCAGTATCAATACGCACATCAATTTTGGTGGCTACTATACTCCTTGCTTGGCTACTGGTTCTGATCGCGTTTCGATCCCGTCAGATTTGTATCTGATCCGTAATACGGATGGGCAGTATCTGCATGTTCCGTTGTACTCAGCTCACGATTCTGCTGTTTGGACTTACTTAGACGAGTTCGTACATCCGGAAGAACTTCCTTCTTTCCAGTGGATTGTAGAGAAGCGTTATAGGAACTCGGAGAACTCTCCGATCAACATCATTAACCGTGAGTTTGGTCATCGAGTTGGTAATAAGTATGGTCTGGCTTTCGAAAACGTACAGTTGAAGAAAGACATGGAGCACTTCTCTTTCCGTACTGATCGCTGGAGATGGAATGAGGAGAAGAAGGTGAACGAGAGAACGACCACGTTCGATGCTGCTAAGTCGAACATGAGTGAAAAGAACGGCGCTACGTTTATTGCGTTGCCGAAGAAGTATAAGAATGATCCGTTGCTGGGTTACCAGTGGATTAATCCGGATACTTCGATCGTGAACCTCTATGCATTTAACTATGCAAGTGGTATCGATGACAGCCGTTACATATCAACCGCTAAGAACTTCGATATGAATGCTTATCCCAAAACGGATACGGTTCTCTATATCGGTGCTAAGGACAATTTCGATGTTGCCTACTTCCGTATGGATACGATCGGTGCTGAGAATGGTAAGTTGAACGAGTACGGTTACAAGGTGGTTTCTAATAGGAATCAAGTAGGCGACCTCGTAACGCTGAAGCGTCAGGCTTATCGTCTGAACTTCGAGAATCCGTTCAAGTACTGCTTGGGTACGCTTTCTGTAAGCAATGCTGCACAGCACTACTATTCATTGAGCTCGAGATTGACAGCTCCTCTTACCCACATTCTGGGTAGACCCGTCTTCTACTTGCGTGATGTATATATGGAGAACGATGGTGTAAAAGACTTCGCTCTTGTACAGGTAATGGATACGGTGGCTATGCAGAGTGCAGATTCTACGCAGCTGAAGACTTATATGACTCAGACGCTGGGATCTCAGGTCTCTGACCTGATGATGAGGAACCTCAGAATCGCTGGTAAATTCAATCCGGGTCTCTTTGTCATGGCTGTAGACGAACCGACGCTGAAGCTGAAGTTTGACTATCGCGGTAATTCTGTAACACGTGTATCGACCTTCAGACTGAAGAAGGATGCAGATCCGATCTACCGTCGCTTCAATACGGAGCTTGAGGGTAAGGTCGGTGATGACTCGCCCAGAACGATGAAGTTCTTCAGAACAAGCAGTATGACGACAGGTAAGGATTACCTCTTCGAGAATACGGGTGCTCTGACGGATCAGAAGGCTTACTACAAGGGCCCGAGAAACTATCTGGGTCTTGTAAGTAGCAACTCTAATCCTAACGCTAAGACTTCGATCTTCGTGGATACGGCTTATGTAAACCGTGGAACGGGTTATATCAAACCGCAGTACTTGCTCATGATCCGTCCGTCGATTGTAAGCGATACATTGGGTTGCGACGACAATGGTGAATTGACGATCCATCTGCCGGGCTACCGTAGAGGTATGTACCTGATCAATGCTACCGACTCTGCTAATATGGAGAGAACGGCCGGTGTTGATGACGAGCGTAACACTTACCTCTGGAACACTCGGTGGGAACGCTTTGTGTTCACGGATGCTATCCATGCAAACGACGCTCTCTATATCCTTGGTGGTGCTGACTTGAGCAACCTCTACACGAAGGTTGATGCTAAGGGTAATGCGAAGGCGCTTGATTTGGCTAAGTTGGATGCCGTATCGGATACGACACCGGCTGCACCGAAGAACGGTAAGATCCGCAAGATCGCTTTGGGTAACAACTACCACAAAGACTGCGTATTCTCCTTCCGTTTGGTTGAGCGTGGATCGCCCCAGAAGGACTTCTTGATCGAGTCTGAGACTGCATATCGTGGTGAGCCTATTACGGATCGGAATCCGATGATCGCACCGTGTATTGGTGGTTGGTTGAAGATCCAGAATGGTGTACCTGTAATCAGCCGCTCTGACGAAGAGAAGAGAATACCGGAAGGTGATCTGTTCAATGTAGAGATGACATCTGAAGATCCTGTTTCTAACGTAGTTGTTCCGGCTACTACGGGTGTGAAGGTGGTTGCTGAGAACGGTTCTGTAACTGTGCTCAACGCTTCTGGCAAGCGTGTAGTGATCAGCAATGTACTGGGTCAGACGGTGGCTAATACGGTATTGACTTCTGATCGTGCTACGGTATCTGCTCCGAAGGGAGTTGTGCTTGTGGCCGTTGAAGGCGAACCGGTTGTGAAGGCACTGGTGAAGTAA
- a CDS encoding PorV/PorQ family protein yields the protein MKTRLTLLLLLCLAVSLYMRAYDNVRRPDTRALGLAGSEVVYSPLFNPSLTPFFAHRQLRGDYFNPYGMKELVTVSAGLNVPNRILPFGVHIASFGYDRYRESMFRLSVSKRLSSMWSLGVSVQYALLQSEIFEQDGQRLSADVGVALRPTDKWLLGLSVLHFPAVSIGSDETNQVHMTPRMVLLGARYMMDEGLELSAEAEYRQYEPFLFSVGAEYTPFANFQLRAGVKSSPFSPSLGVSYSFIGLTLDTALYYHPALGASVGIGLAYSF from the coding sequence ATGAAAACACGTCTTACCCTACTGTTACTGCTTTGCCTCGCTGTTAGCCTGTACATGCGAGCTTATGACAATGTGCGTCGGCCAGATACGCGTGCGCTGGGATTGGCTGGTTCCGAGGTCGTCTATTCGCCGCTCTTCAACCCATCGCTGACGCCCTTCTTTGCACATCGTCAGCTGCGCGGTGACTATTTCAACCCCTATGGGATGAAGGAGTTAGTCACGGTCAGTGCTGGGCTCAACGTACCGAACCGCATCCTGCCGTTCGGTGTGCACATCGCCTCGTTTGGCTATGACAGATATCGCGAGAGCATGTTCCGCCTTTCGGTCTCTAAGCGGCTGAGCAGCATGTGGTCACTGGGGGTGAGTGTACAGTATGCTCTCCTGCAGTCTGAGATCTTTGAGCAGGACGGGCAGCGGCTGTCGGCCGACGTGGGTGTGGCGCTACGGCCAACAGATAAGTGGCTGCTGGGACTGTCGGTACTTCATTTCCCCGCTGTTTCGATCGGCTCCGATGAGACGAATCAGGTGCACATGACGCCGCGGATGGTCCTTCTCGGGGCGCGTTATATGATGGACGAGGGCTTGGAACTGTCGGCCGAGGCGGAGTATCGGCAGTATGAGCCCTTCCTCTTTTCAGTCGGGGCAGAGTACACGCCTTTTGCCAATTTCCAACTGCGTGCCGGTGTGAAGTCGTCACCCTTCAGCCCTTCGCTGGGCGTGAGCTATTCCTTCATCGGCCTGACCCTCGACACGGCACTATACTATCACCCCGCGCTTGGAGCCAGTGTGGGAATTGGGCTGGCATATTCGTTTTGA
- the gltX gene encoding glutamate--tRNA ligase has protein sequence MSERKVRVRFAPSPTGPLHIGGVRTALYNYLFAKKHGGDFILRIEDTDSQRFVPGAEEYIIQSFEWLGLRFDEGVGFGGNYGPYRQSERKAIYRQYVDQLLDAGLAYIAFDTPEELEAKRSEIPNFQYDASTRGQMRNSLTLPADEVQRLIDSGARYVVRIRIEPNEDIRVNDLIRGEVVINSSILDDKVLYKSADGLPTYHMANIVDDHLMEITHVIRGEEWISSAPLHVLLYRYLGWADTMPQFAHLPLLLKPEGGGKLSKRDGDRLGFPVFPLEWHDPKSGEKSSGYRESGYLPEAVINFLALLGWNPGNDIELMTLDEMVRLFDLTHCSKSGAKFDYEKGKWFNHRYIQLRSDRDIADMFRPVLESHGIKDADQAYVEKVVGLMKERVSFVPELWPLTYYFFVAPTEYDEKTRKKRWREDSAAQLTELIEVLRGREPFDVEGTEAYVKEWIAAKGYYLGNIMNAVRLALVGQGIGPQIFHITEAIGKDETIRRIQRAIEILG, from the coding sequence ATGTCAGAACGAAAAGTTAGGGTGCGATTTGCGCCCAGTCCTACGGGACCCCTTCACATCGGCGGTGTACGTACCGCGTTATACAACTATCTGTTTGCGAAAAAGCACGGCGGCGACTTCATTCTCCGCATTGAGGATACAGACTCCCAGCGCTTCGTGCCTGGCGCCGAGGAATACATCATTCAGTCGTTCGAGTGGCTTGGCCTCCGCTTCGACGAGGGCGTCGGGTTTGGCGGCAACTATGGCCCCTACCGACAGAGTGAGCGGAAAGCCATCTATCGCCAGTATGTCGACCAGCTGCTGGATGCTGGTCTGGCCTACATCGCTTTTGATACGCCCGAAGAATTAGAGGCGAAACGGAGCGAGATCCCCAACTTCCAATACGACGCCTCGACGCGCGGGCAGATGCGCAACTCCCTGACGCTCCCAGCTGACGAGGTGCAGCGGCTGATCGACAGCGGTGCGCGCTACGTGGTGCGTATCCGCATCGAACCGAACGAGGATATCCGCGTCAACGACTTGATCCGCGGTGAGGTGGTCATCAACTCGTCCATCCTCGACGACAAGGTGCTTTACAAATCGGCTGACGGACTGCCCACGTACCACATGGCGAACATCGTGGACGACCATCTGATGGAGATCACGCACGTGATCCGCGGCGAGGAATGGATCTCGAGTGCGCCGTTGCATGTATTGCTTTACCGTTACCTCGGTTGGGCTGATACGATGCCGCAGTTTGCGCACCTGCCATTGCTGCTCAAGCCTGAGGGCGGAGGCAAGCTGAGCAAGCGCGACGGCGACCGCCTCGGATTCCCCGTCTTTCCCCTCGAGTGGCACGACCCGAAGAGTGGCGAAAAGTCGTCTGGCTACCGCGAGAGTGGCTACCTGCCTGAGGCGGTGATCAACTTCCTTGCGCTCCTCGGGTGGAACCCGGGCAACGACATCGAACTGATGACCCTCGACGAGATGGTTCGCCTCTTCGACCTCACCCACTGCAGCAAGAGCGGCGCCAAGTTCGATTACGAGAAAGGCAAGTGGTTCAACCACCGCTATATCCAGCTGCGCAGCGACCGCGACATCGCTGACATGTTCCGCCCTGTGCTCGAAAGTCATGGCATTAAGGATGCCGACCAGGCGTATGTCGAGAAGGTGGTTGGGCTGATGAAGGAGCGCGTCAGTTTTGTGCCCGAACTCTGGCCGCTGACCTATTACTTCTTCGTCGCGCCGACCGAGTACGACGAGAAGACCCGCAAGAAGCGTTGGCGCGAGGACAGCGCCGCACAACTCACGGAGCTGATCGAGGTCTTGCGTGGACGTGAGCCCTTCGACGTGGAGGGTACCGAGGCGTACGTCAAGGAGTGGATTGCAGCGAAGGGCTACTATCTCGGCAACATCATGAATGCCGTCCGGCTGGCGCTCGTTGGGCAGGGCATTGGGCCGCAGATCTTCCACATCACCGAGGCTATCGGCAAGGACGAAACCATTCGGCGCATTCAGCGCGCCATCGAAATACTCGGGTGA
- a CDS encoding 3-deoxy-D-manno-octulosonic acid transferase, whose amino-acid sequence MRPLYTAAIRLYAAAVHAAAPFHGKARKMIDGRRSIDDVLREKIVPGARYVWLHAASLGEFEQGRPLLEAIRQRHPDYKIVLTFFSPSGYDVRRDYPGADVVCYLPFDFPRRIRRFLDRVRPTLALFVKYEFWLNTLDELRRRRVPTYLVSGIFRPGQLFFRSIGRPYRDALRCFDHLFVQDETSRQLLAGIGLTNVTVTGDTRFDRVIDIRHAARPLPVVAAFAERDARPVLIAGSSWPEDEALLIPYFNAHPDLKLILAPHEIHEAHLAAIEARLTRPALRLSRADADTAAGVDCLIVDSFGLLSSIYRYARIAYIGGGFGHGIHNAPEAAVYGVPVLFGPNHRKFREALDLIACGGAYSITDASTLATRLDALLADPDACTAAGESAGAYIQQHSGATEQILRAIDL is encoded by the coding sequence ATGCGTCCCCTCTATACGGCGGCTATCCGCCTCTACGCAGCGGCTGTCCACGCCGCTGCGCCTTTTCATGGGAAGGCGCGCAAGATGATCGACGGGAGGCGGAGCATTGATGACGTCTTGCGTGAGAAGATAGTCCCCGGTGCGCGCTACGTCTGGCTCCATGCTGCTTCGCTCGGTGAGTTCGAGCAGGGGCGACCCCTGCTTGAGGCCATCCGCCAGCGCCACCCCGACTACAAAATCGTCCTCACGTTCTTCTCCCCCTCTGGCTACGACGTCCGCCGTGACTACCCCGGCGCCGATGTCGTATGCTACCTCCCGTTCGACTTCCCACGCCGCATCCGCCGTTTCCTCGACCGTGTCCGCCCCACCCTCGCCCTCTTTGTCAAGTACGAGTTTTGGCTGAACACGCTCGATGAGCTGCGGCGCCGACGCGTCCCCACCTACCTTGTGTCCGGCATTTTCCGTCCCGGTCAACTCTTCTTCCGCTCCATCGGCCGACCTTATCGCGATGCGCTCCGCTGTTTCGATCACCTCTTTGTGCAGGACGAGACCTCGCGCCAGCTCCTCGCCGGCATCGGTCTGACGAACGTCACCGTCACGGGCGACACCCGCTTCGATCGCGTGATCGACATCCGCCATGCCGCGCGGCCGCTCCCCGTCGTAGCCGCCTTCGCTGAACGCGACGCCCGCCCTGTGCTGATTGCCGGTAGCTCGTGGCCAGAAGACGAGGCGCTGCTGATCCCCTATTTCAACGCCCACCCGGACCTGAAGCTCATCCTCGCTCCGCACGAGATCCACGAGGCGCACCTCGCCGCCATTGAGGCCCGGCTCACACGCCCTGCCCTGCGCCTCTCCCGCGCCGATGCCGACACGGCCGCGGGCGTTGACTGCCTCATCGTCGACTCCTTTGGCCTCCTTTCGTCCATTTACCGCTACGCCCGCATCGCCTACATCGGCGGCGGCTTCGGCCACGGCATCCACAACGCCCCCGAGGCTGCGGTTTACGGCGTTCCCGTTCTCTTCGGCCCCAACCACCGCAAGTTTCGCGAGGCCCTTGACCTCATCGCTTGCGGCGGCGCCTACTCCATCACTGACGCGTCCACCCTTGCTACCCGCCTCGATGCGCTCCTCGCCGACCCCGACGCCTGCACTGCGGCGGGAGAGTCTGCCGGCGCATATATCCAGCAACATAGCGGCGCCACTGAGCAGATCCTCCGCGCCATCGACCTATAA
- a CDS encoding ComEA family DNA-binding protein: protein MLRPLFVVLLLLVVASNVVRSQDTHPTDDWMEQLRELSEYTDDEFDEKRLEALYTDLSHLAEHPIDLNTATTYDLHQLPFLSDAQVDSILSYRQRHHYFLTVYELRTIDVLDWITLRRVAPFVCVNRHGPERPAITLANLLHHGASEWIVKYNQTVERKRGYSPAPDSTSRRYLGEPFGHAIRYVYTFDDRLQAGFAAEKDAGEPFANATHKGYDYYSAHLVLKDFGHLRTLAVGDFKATFGQGLVVSHDYAPARGTLAAEPEYRNNGFRRHYSTDEQQFFRGLAATLTLSDWQLSLFGSSRKVDATTDGTTITSLKINGLHRTRNERLTRHTVSLRAIGGNLRYARSRMHIGLTALAYDFGGQRVDPPPKPYNHYDFRGRSNVDLGLDYMIKNDRLKLFGETALSTASGATATLAALQWTPSSEIIATLLYRNYSPRYHALFASAFARTARVRNEEGLYLGLTFTPAPRWLLTGHADLFRFPWMKPRVCFPSTGSEYALRIDWTDPREIIAAYVRFRSQRTEGDAVRGHEIALRPIIRHRLRTQITCTIDTVWALRTALDVSLHQPDGAPTARGHMLSEAISWRPQRLPVRAELFAALFLTDGFATRLYSYEKNLLYTFATPSLYGRGLRLSGLLYWRPAGRRLTLSTKIGWTHLFTGDSIGSGLETIRGRNRTDLYAMLRWTF from the coding sequence ATGCTCCGCCCCCTATTCGTCGTCCTGCTTTTACTCGTTGTGGCAAGCAACGTCGTCAGGTCGCAGGACACCCACCCGACGGACGATTGGATGGAGCAGCTGCGTGAACTTTCCGAATACACTGACGATGAGTTCGACGAAAAGCGACTTGAAGCACTCTACACCGACCTCTCCCACCTGGCTGAACATCCGATCGACCTCAACACAGCCACCACTTACGACCTTCACCAGCTTCCCTTCCTCTCCGACGCACAAGTCGACTCCATCCTCTCCTACCGCCAGCGGCACCACTACTTCCTCACCGTCTACGAACTGAGAACCATCGACGTCCTCGACTGGATCACACTCCGACGCGTCGCCCCCTTCGTTTGCGTAAACAGACATGGCCCCGAACGCCCGGCTATCACCCTTGCTAATCTGCTACACCACGGCGCCAGCGAATGGATCGTGAAATACAACCAGACTGTGGAACGAAAGCGCGGCTACTCCCCTGCTCCGGACAGCACCTCCCGCCGCTACCTCGGCGAGCCCTTCGGCCACGCCATCCGATACGTCTACACCTTCGACGACCGTCTGCAAGCGGGCTTTGCGGCAGAGAAAGATGCCGGAGAGCCCTTTGCTAATGCGACTCATAAGGGCTACGACTACTATTCGGCTCACCTCGTCCTGAAAGATTTCGGGCACCTGCGCACCCTCGCTGTGGGCGACTTCAAGGCCACCTTTGGGCAAGGGCTCGTCGTAAGTCATGACTATGCGCCCGCCCGTGGCACACTCGCCGCCGAACCCGAGTATCGCAACAACGGTTTCCGCCGCCATTATTCCACCGACGAACAGCAGTTCTTCCGCGGTCTTGCTGCCACCCTCACACTTTCGGACTGGCAGCTGAGCCTCTTCGGGTCGAGCCGCAAAGTGGACGCCACGACAGACGGCACCACCATCACCTCTCTCAAGATCAACGGCCTGCACCGTACCCGCAACGAACGCCTCACCCGACACACGGTCAGCCTGCGTGCCATCGGCGGCAACCTGCGCTATGCCCGCTCCCGCATGCACATCGGACTTACAGCCTTGGCCTACGATTTCGGTGGCCAACGCGTCGATCCACCACCTAAACCTTACAACCACTACGACTTCCGCGGCCGCAGCAACGTCGACCTTGGCCTTGACTACATGATCAAGAACGACCGTCTGAAGCTCTTCGGTGAGACGGCCCTTTCCACCGCCTCTGGCGCCACGGCCACACTCGCCGCCCTGCAATGGACACCCAGCTCCGAGATCATCGCCACCCTACTCTACCGCAACTATTCGCCCCGCTACCACGCCCTTTTTGCCTCTGCCTTCGCGCGCACGGCCCGCGTCCGCAACGAAGAGGGGCTCTACCTCGGCCTCACCTTCACACCCGCCCCACGCTGGTTGCTCACGGGTCATGCCGACCTCTTCCGCTTCCCCTGGATGAAGCCCCGCGTCTGCTTCCCCTCCACCGGCAGCGAATACGCCTTGCGAATCGATTGGACCGATCCACGCGAGATCATCGCGGCTTACGTCCGTTTCCGTAGCCAACGCACTGAAGGCGATGCCGTTCGCGGACATGAGATCGCCCTTCGCCCCATCATCAGACATCGACTCCGCACCCAAATCACCTGTACAATCGACACCGTTTGGGCGCTCCGCACCGCCCTCGACGTCTCGCTTCACCAGCCCGACGGAGCCCCTACCGCACGCGGCCACATGCTCTCCGAGGCCATCAGTTGGCGCCCTCAAAGACTGCCCGTCCGCGCCGAACTCTTCGCCGCCCTCTTCCTGACGGATGGGTTCGCCACCCGACTCTATTCCTACGAGAAAAACCTGCTCTACACCTTCGCCACGCCCTCGCTCTACGGCCGCGGACTGCGCCTCTCCGGCCTGCTCTATTGGCGCCCCGCGGGTCGTCGGCTCACCCTCTCAACTAAAATCGGCTGGACGCACCTCTTCACCGGCGACTCCATCGGCTCAGGCCTCGAAACCATCCGCGGGCGCAATCGCACGGACCTCTATGCCATGCTACGCTGGACGTTCTAA
- a CDS encoding CapA family protein has protein sequence MALLFCIACTMHPREGQSGELDSSASDTVRREARLVFAGDLMQHMPQVRAAQRPNGRFDYSESFRYVKPLFEQADYAILNFETTLTPTTDYHGYPTFRSPGAVADALCDIGIDAVMFANNHICDNGRTGIEYTTRRFDSLGIAHTGAFVDSSRIRREHPLLFQAGGLRFALFNYTYDTNGMPIPKGMIVNLIDTNAIRRDLSQVNRKHIDCVIVFFHWGIEYARRPNDEQRRLAALCHRLGAEIVIGSHPHVIQPIEAKRDNEGVVRSVTVYSLGNLVSNQKERYRNGGLIVTLDIKKERNGALRIAPAYTPGWVCRPGGYRIIPPSAADSIALPADLRATCTQFFEDTRALLEGNKIFEERVR, from the coding sequence GTGGCTCTCCTATTTTGCATCGCATGCACGATGCATCCGCGGGAGGGACAATCGGGTGAACTCGACTCAAGCGCTTCGGACACGGTGCGCAGGGAGGCGAGACTGGTATTCGCGGGCGACCTAATGCAGCACATGCCGCAAGTAAGAGCAGCCCAACGTCCAAACGGTCGTTTTGATTACTCCGAATCGTTTCGTTACGTCAAGCCACTTTTCGAACAGGCTGATTATGCCATCCTGAACTTCGAGACAACTCTGACTCCAACAACTGATTATCACGGCTACCCTACGTTCCGATCGCCGGGAGCTGTGGCTGACGCTCTGTGTGACATAGGGATCGACGCTGTGATGTTCGCGAATAATCATATCTGTGACAACGGTCGTACGGGAATCGAATACACGACACGACGCTTCGATTCGCTCGGAATTGCACACACGGGAGCCTTCGTCGACAGTAGTCGGATACGCAGAGAACATCCGCTGTTGTTCCAAGCTGGAGGGCTACGGTTTGCGCTCTTCAACTATACCTATGATACGAATGGCATGCCGATACCCAAAGGCATGATCGTGAACCTGATTGATACGAATGCTATTCGTAGAGACCTATCGCAAGTAAACCGTAAGCACATCGACTGCGTGATCGTCTTTTTCCATTGGGGCATAGAGTATGCCCGTCGACCGAATGACGAGCAGCGCCGACTGGCCGCGCTCTGCCATCGACTTGGCGCCGAGATTGTCATCGGTAGTCACCCACACGTTATTCAACCCATTGAAGCGAAGCGCGACAATGAGGGTGTCGTGCGCAGCGTCACCGTCTATTCGCTCGGCAACCTCGTTTCGAACCAGAAGGAGCGTTACCGGAACGGTGGACTGATCGTCACGCTCGACATTAAGAAAGAACGCAATGGTGCTCTCCGGATCGCTCCCGCCTACACGCCCGGATGGGTCTGTCGTCCCGGTGGCTACCGGATTATTCCTCCGTCTGCGGCTGACTCCATCGCGCTACCAGCTGACCTACGCGCAACCTGCACGCAATTCTTCGAAGACACCCGCGCATTGCTCGAAGGGAACAAGATCTTCGAGGAGAGAGTCCGGTAA